A region from the Bubalus kerabau isolate K-KA32 ecotype Philippines breed swamp buffalo chromosome 12, PCC_UOA_SB_1v2, whole genome shotgun sequence genome encodes:
- the LOC129624734 gene encoding basic immunoglobulin-like variable motif-containing protein isoform X2: MGAGNLPPITQEEALHILGFQPPFEDIRFGPFTGNTTLMRWFRQINDHFHVKGCSYVLYKPHGKNKTAGETASGALSKLTHGLKDESLAYIYHCQNHYFCPIGFEATPVKANKAYSRGPLTPQEVEYWILIGESSRKHPAIHCKKWADIVTDLNTQNPEYLDIRHLERGLQYRKTKKVGGNLHCIIAFQRLSWQRFGLWNFPFGTIRQESQPPMHAHGIAKSESEDNISKKQHGRLGRSFSTGFHQDSTWKKMSSIHERRNSGYHGYSDYEGND, from the exons ATGGGAGCTGGAAA TCTTCCACCCATCACCCAGGAGGAAGCTTTACATATTTTGGGCTTTCAGCCTCCATTTGAAGATATTAGGTTCGGCCCCTTCACTGGAAATACGACACTTATGAG GTGGTTTAGACAAATTAACGACCACTTCCATGTAAAAGGATGCTCATATGTTCTATATAAGCCTCATGGGAAGAATAAAACAGCTGGAGAAACTG cATCTGGGGCCTTGTCGAAGTTAACTCATGGATTGAAAGATGAATCGTTAGCTTATATCTATCATTGccaaaatcattatttttgtcCAATTGGCTTTGAAGCAACCCCTGTCAAGGCGAATAAAGCATATAG CAGGGGTCCCCTCACACCACAGGAAGTAGAATATTGGATCTTAATTGGAGAATCAAGTAGAAAACATCCTGCTATTCACTGTAAAAA ATGGGCAGATATTGTTACTGATCTAAACACTCAAAATCCAGAATATCTAGATATCCGGCACTTAGAGAGGGGGCTGCAGTACCGAAAGACAAAGAAG gttGGAGGAAACTTGCATTGCATCATAGCATTCCAGAGACTTAGCTGGCAAAGATTTGGCCTTTGGAACTTTCCGTTTGGAACTATTAGACAGGAATCACAGCCTCCAATGCATGCCCATGGAATTGCCAAATCTGAGAGTGAGGACAATATCTCCAAGAAGCAGCACGGGCGCCTGGGCCGGTCTTTCAGTACTGGTTTCCATCAGGACTCAACATGGAAAAAGATGTCCAGTATCCACGAGAGAAGGAACAGTGGCTACCATGGTTACAGTGATTATGAGGGGAATGACTGA